In Pirellula sp. SH-Sr6A, the DNA window AACCGTTAGAGCCTCCCTCCGTTTCTCGGACGGGCGTTCTTCGGTCCGATACCTGTGACGTCGCATCCACCGCGGCGAGGAGTTCAATGCAAAAGCACTTCGGTGCAGAGGCTTGCTTGCACCCGCTTCTGCAGAAACGATGGTTCCTCGCTGCGGTGGGAATCCAGGGGGCGAATGCGAGCCTTTTCGATGCCGGTTGCCATCGACTCGCTTCGTCAGTCGCACGGCAGGTGGAAGAATCGGTGGAACGCACCCGTGGGTTGGCAATTTCGGGTGCGATCACGCGTTAGGTTTAGGAATTGCAAATCGCTCCAAAAACCAATCGGTAAGTCTGGGGAAAAACCTTCCTAACCAAACGAGCATACGCCCACCCCAGCTAAGAATTCTTTCTCGTTTGGATCGGATCAGGACCCGTATCGCCTCCTCGGCAACTTGATCGGCCGACATGCTTCCCACAGACGGTGATTTTTGTCCGGGTGTGGATTCGAGGAGGGAGTCGAAGAATTCGCTCTTGGTGGTACTCGGACTTAGCATCAGGACATCGATTCGTTCAGCGACGAGTTCCACTCGCAACGCTTCGCTCCACCCTCGCATCGCGAACTTGGCCGCGCAGTACTCGCTCTTGAGTGGAACTGCGCGATGGGAAAGAACGGATCCTATGTTCAAGATCGCGGGCCTCCTCTTTGACGCGCAGGCGGCACGCAGCCAGGGCAAGCATTCGCGAGTGAGTTCGGCGGGGGCGAAGAAATTGATCTCCATAATCCGCCTAAGCCGCTCTTCGCCCGCTTGTTCAAAACGGCCTATCGCCCCTGCACCCGCGTTATTGACGAGCACATCCAGTTTTCGCCAATGTCCGTCGATCCAGTCAATCACGGCATGTCGGTGGAGTGGGTCGGCCAGATCACCCGTGAGCGTTTGAATCGAACCAGGGCCCTGTCTGCACTCCCGTTCCAAGTCCTGCAGGCGATCTTCTCGCCGAGCAGTTGCGAGGACATGGGCCCCGCGCTGAACAAGTTTCTTACACAGGGCTCGACCAATTCCACTGGAACCGCCAGTAACGAGCACCTTGGCATCGATCAGTGAACGTCGCAAAGCGATCGAACTCCCATCAAGCTACTTCGCCGACATTCTGGGATCCGCTGGTTGGCGTCTCTTCCAACGGGACCGGGACATAGGTTGCACGATCTGGGCCTTTGGATTCGCTCGCGACAGGCAACTGTCCGGCGATCACACGCAAATCGACTCCTTGCGAAGCCAATTTGCCTCCCGCACCCACCGGCAATCGACAGTGGATGATGGCGAAGTCATCGTTGTATTGCTTCGAAATGATTTCTGCATGTTGTGCCAACCATGCCATCGTCTTTCCATCGTCAAGCGGAAGTTTGACTTCCAACTCGGCAAAGTGCTTTGTCAATGCGTCGCTCACGGCGATGGAGAATTGAGACAATCCGATCCCGCTTTTGGCGGAGATGAGAATCGCATTCGGATATCGCGATTTCACCAGTTCGGCGCGTTCGCTCGCTCCCTCGCAATCGATTTTGTTCAGTACGAGCAGCGTGTCTTTTTCATCGATCCCAATTTCTTGCAGGACTTTGTAAACCGATGAAATTTGGTGGAGCACATTCGGGTTGCTGGCATCCGCAACATGGAGGAGGAGATCCGCTTGACGAGTCTCTTCCAAGGTCGCGCGGAAGCTCGCGATCAGGCGGTGGGGTAGATCACGAATGAATCCAACCGTATCGCTTAACAATACGGGACCCCAGCCGGGCAGCATCCATCGACGCGTTCGTGTGTCTAAGGTGGCAAAAAGTTTATCCACCGCTTCGACACCTGCGTCGGTCAACGCATTCATCAACGTGCTTTTTCCCGCATTGGTGTAACCCGCTAACGAGACACTATACATTCCACGACGCGACGCTACCTCTCGCTCCTTGCGACGCTCAACTTTGGCGAGCTCCAATTTGAGATCGTGTACCCGTTTCTCGGCCAAGCGTCGGTCCACTTCCAACTGCTTCTCCCCGGGGCCCCGCATCCCAACTCCCATGGTTTGACGCGACAAGTGCGTCCACATCCGTTTCAAACGTGGAAGAGAGTACTCCAATTGAGCGAGCTCCACGGCCAGACGCGCTTCGTGTGTCCTCGCGTTGCTCGCGAAGATATCCAGGATCAACTCGGAGCGATCCAAGACCTTCACATTCAAGGCCTTTTCCAAATTCCGTGTTTGAGCTGGGTTCAGATCGTTGTCGAACAGCACTACATCCGCGTCGTGCATCTCCAGCATCGCCTTGAGCTCTTGGACTTTCCCCTTGCCGAGATAAGTCGTTTGGTCTGGATGGTCTTTTCGTTGAAGAACCGTTCCCACAACCGTGGTCCCGGCGGTCGTCGCCAATCCTCGAAGTTCATCAAAAGGATCCTCGGACTCGAAATCATTGGGGAGGATAAGTCGCGCCAGCACACTCCTCTCGCTGGCCAAACTTTCAGATCGATCGTGCGTTTGCAAAGACTGAGATTCTCCGAAGACGATAGACAGACGGAACAGGATCTTGGTCGCCGAAACCCGACAACCTTCATGGAAGTATACTCTACAGGGCCCGAGCTGGGTTCTGGCGGGGGAATTAAATCACCCGTGGGAGACCACGGCTTTGCCTCAAGAACGCTCTGGCAACCTACAAAAATCCTACCGTATTCACGCGATAGCCGATGGGGCCGCCCCGTTCGCTCACCGAAAAGACACTCCGA includes these proteins:
- a CDS encoding SDR family NAD(P)-dependent oxidoreductase, with protein sequence MRRSLIDAKVLVTGGSSGIGRALCKKLVQRGAHVLATARREDRLQDLERECRQGPGSIQTLTGDLADPLHRHAVIDWIDGHWRKLDVLVNNAGAGAIGRFEQAGEERLRRIMEINFFAPAELTRECLPWLRAACASKRRPAILNIGSVLSHRAVPLKSEYCAAKFAMRGWSEALRVELVAERIDVLMLSPSTTKSEFFDSLLESTPGQKSPSVGSMSADQVAEEAIRVLIRSKRERILSWGGRMLVWLGRFFPRLTDWFLERFAIPKPNA
- the hflX gene encoding GTPase HflX, translated to MQTHDRSESLASERSVLARLILPNDFESEDPFDELRGLATTAGTTVVGTVLQRKDHPDQTTYLGKGKVQELKAMLEMHDADVVLFDNDLNPAQTRNLEKALNVKVLDRSELILDIFASNARTHEARLAVELAQLEYSLPRLKRMWTHLSRQTMGVGMRGPGEKQLEVDRRLAEKRVHDLKLELAKVERRKEREVASRRGMYSVSLAGYTNAGKSTLMNALTDAGVEAVDKLFATLDTRTRRWMLPGWGPVLLSDTVGFIRDLPHRLIASFRATLEETRQADLLLHVADASNPNVLHQISSVYKVLQEIGIDEKDTLLVLNKIDCEGASERAELVKSRYPNAILISAKSGIGLSQFSIAVSDALTKHFAELEVKLPLDDGKTMAWLAQHAEIISKQYNDDFAIIHCRLPVGAGGKLASQGVDLRVIAGQLPVASESKGPDRATYVPVPLEETPTSGSQNVGEVA